The proteins below are encoded in one region of Tolumonas auensis DSM 9187:
- a CDS encoding GNAT family N-acetyltransferase encodes MDIQYTVNKPISAEQFIGLLKETTLGGRRPIDNLERIQGMLDHADLIATAWAGEKLVGIARSVTDFNFCCYLSDLAVSETVQASGIGKELIRKTFLELKEGCTLYLVAAPQAVNYYPKIGMTRHDSAWTLNDVAALK; translated from the coding sequence ATGGATATTCAATACACAGTTAACAAACCCATTTCTGCTGAGCAGTTTATCGGTTTATTAAAGGAAACCACGCTGGGTGGTCGCCGCCCTATCGATAACCTTGAACGCATTCAGGGTATGCTTGATCACGCCGATCTGATCGCCACCGCCTGGGCTGGCGAAAAACTGGTTGGCATCGCCCGTTCAGTGACCGATTTTAACTTCTGCTGTTATCTCTCCGATCTGGCGGTCTCAGAAACCGTTCAGGCCAGTGGTATTGGCAAAGAGCTGATCCGCAAAACATTTCTTGAATTAAAAGAAGGTTGCACGCTTTACCTTGTCGCCGCACCACAGGCGGTGAACTATTACCCGAAAATCGGTATGACCCGCCATGACAGCGCATGGACATTAAATGATGTGGCGGCGTTGAAGTAA
- the cadR gene encoding Cd(II)/Pb(II)-responsive transcriptional regulator — MKIGELARLTNCPVETIRFYEKTGLLPEALRTESNYRDYEPAHLERLRFIRNCRAFDMSHDEIRQLISLVDSHAESCHSVNEILDEHIHHIEDRISELTMLVGQLRTLRQQCRQQQGVDECKIVQGLASLTLPERTERHSHLG; from the coding sequence ATGAAAATCGGTGAATTAGCCAGACTGACCAATTGTCCGGTCGAAACAATTCGGTTTTATGAGAAAACCGGCCTGTTACCGGAAGCGCTGCGCACGGAGAGCAATTACCGTGATTATGAGCCGGCACATTTAGAGCGCCTGCGGTTTATCCGGAATTGCCGGGCTTTTGATATGTCGCATGATGAGATCCGTCAGCTTATCTCGCTGGTGGATTCCCATGCCGAGAGTTGTCACTCGGTAAATGAAATTCTGGATGAGCATATCCATCATATTGAAGATCGGATATCCGAATTGACAATGCTGGTGGGGCAACTCAGAACACTGCGTCAGCAATGCCGTCAACAGCAAGGTGTGGATGAGTGCAAGATAGTGCAGGGGCTGGCCAGTCTGACGTTACCGGAACGTACAGAACGGCACAGCCACCTGGGCTGA
- a CDS encoding molybdenum cofactor biosynthesis protein MoaE, translating to MTDKILVQQEDFDVAAEYARLSDNPETGAIVSFIGKVRNFNQNSDVTGLHLEHYPAMTQLSLEKLVAEAHARWPIQSCTLIHRVGDLTINDQIVLILVASVHRKAAFAACEFLIDELKTSAPFWKKERLTDGSLRWVSPALSPI from the coding sequence ATGACCGACAAAATCCTAGTCCAGCAGGAAGACTTCGATGTAGCGGCGGAATATGCCCGTCTCAGCGACAATCCGGAAACCGGTGCGATAGTCAGTTTTATCGGCAAAGTGCGTAACTTTAACCAGAACAGCGATGTGACCGGATTACACCTCGAACATTATCCAGCGATGACACAGTTAAGCCTGGAAAAGCTGGTGGCAGAAGCTCACGCACGTTGGCCAATCCAAAGCTGCACGCTGATCCATCGGGTAGGGGATCTGACCATCAACGATCAGATTGTGCTGATTCTGGTCGCCAGTGTGCACCGTAAGGCCGCATTTGCTGCTTGCGAATTCCTGATCGATGAACTGAAAACCAGCGCCCCGTTCTGGAAAAAAGAACGGCTGACCGATGGTTCGTTACGGTGGGTGAGCCCGGCGCTTTCTCCGATATAA
- a CDS encoding efflux transporter outer membrane subunit, protein MRRYFLLSSLTLVVLLSGCASPDDIRPQNTLFGNNVLTHSKSLTTDALSSANWPQQAWWLDFGDQDLNALIAESLKNSPDMQLASARLNQANAQVATADSQFDPTLSADANMSRARFSRMEDPLGEGNRYSTSRSLGLTFNYNFDLWGGKRAAWEASVNNQKAAEIDQQAARIALSTGITQTYIQLANAYALEDLAQKDFDRNQHIVEITDRLFKNGLTSEDRLYAAQSGAASAKQALKQRSLVVAQLKNALAALVGTGPDRALSIARPDVSVQADFHLPADLPASLISHRPDITAARWRVEATSKQIDAAKTRFYPDFNLTAMAGFKSVLGDAVFADVSRSWNVTPAISLPIFTSDLKANLLSKTADYDAAVAQYNQTLITALNEVSDNVLALKSFEQQLIDAKESMELAEKSYQITEKRYQAGMGSQLEVLMAEQQLLQAESAFTALKNQQQESQIQLIKSLGGGFLASQPPAAVKDAQNS, encoded by the coding sequence ATGCGCAGATATTTCCTTTTATCTTCATTAACACTGGTGGTTTTATTATCCGGTTGCGCTTCTCCGGATGATATCCGCCCGCAAAATACTTTATTTGGCAATAATGTACTGACTCACAGCAAAAGTCTGACTACGGATGCGCTGTCATCAGCAAACTGGCCGCAACAGGCCTGGTGGCTGGATTTTGGTGATCAGGATCTGAATGCGTTGATTGCTGAATCATTGAAAAACAGCCCGGATATGCAACTGGCTTCAGCCAGACTGAATCAGGCAAATGCGCAGGTTGCGACAGCGGACAGTCAGTTTGATCCAACTTTAAGCGCTGATGCAAATATGAGTCGGGCCCGTTTTTCCCGTATGGAAGATCCGCTGGGAGAAGGTAATCGTTACTCCACCAGCCGCTCACTCGGTTTAACGTTTAATTACAATTTCGACTTGTGGGGTGGTAAGCGCGCCGCATGGGAAGCCAGTGTCAATAACCAGAAAGCCGCGGAAATTGATCAACAGGCAGCCCGGATCGCGCTGTCTACTGGCATTACCCAGACCTATATTCAATTAGCTAATGCTTACGCGTTAGAAGATCTGGCACAAAAGGATTTCGACCGGAATCAGCACATTGTTGAAATCACTGATCGTTTATTTAAAAACGGACTGACATCTGAAGATCGTTTGTATGCCGCACAAAGTGGCGCAGCAAGTGCAAAACAGGCTCTGAAACAGCGATCTTTAGTTGTGGCTCAGCTTAAGAACGCACTGGCTGCGCTTGTCGGAACCGGACCGGACAGAGCGTTGAGTATTGCTCGTCCAGACGTATCGGTGCAGGCTGATTTCCATCTTCCGGCAGATTTACCGGCCTCGTTAATCAGTCATCGCCCCGATATTACTGCTGCCCGCTGGCGTGTAGAAGCCACCAGCAAACAGATTGATGCCGCTAAAACCCGCTTTTATCCGGATTTCAACCTGACCGCGATGGCCGGATTCAAATCAGTATTAGGTGATGCTGTGTTTGCCGATGTCAGCCGTTCATGGAATGTAACGCCTGCTATTTCTCTGCCGATTTTCACATCGGATTTGAAAGCAAATCTGCTGTCAAAAACAGCGGATTACGATGCGGCTGTCGCGCAATACAACCAGACGCTGATCACCGCATTAAACGAAGTCAGCGATAACGTGCTGGCATTAAAATCATTCGAACAGCAACTGATTGATGCCAAAGAAAGTATGGAACTGGCAGAGAAAAGTTATCAAATCACGGAAAAAAGATATCAGGCAGGAATGGGCAGTCAGCTGGAAGTGCTGATGGCTGAACAGCAATTACTGCAGGCTGAATCAGCGTTTACTGCGCTGAAAAACCAGCAGCAGGAATCGCAGATCCAATTGATTAAATCTTTAGGTGGCGGCTTTTTAGCTTCTCAGCCACCAGCAGCCGTTAAAGATGCTCAGAACAGTTAG
- a CDS encoding heavy metal translocating P-type ATPase: protein MGQPESGKISKITSLTPGKNGAIRRGTPAAVSETKPALKISGIACGCGSCDTETPKQELPPSEPKLTTAINCGCDSCDDEQKEQKADTQPSVSVGAISCSCDSCDDSHESVTSEEKQSLLTSNQKLVLAGIFAIAAEAIDWFSVSEWLAAFFALIAVALSGVTTYKKGWQALRRFDPNMHALMSIAVTGAFLIGQWPEAAMVMVLFNIAEFLESKSLERARNAIQELMTLTPEQALVQQSDNTWKELYINTVGVNQVIRIKPGVRIPLDGTVIRGSSSVDQAPITGESLPAEKNEGDLVYAGTINQQGSFDYRVTATTQNTLLARIIHSVEEAQGKRAPIQRLVDRFARIYTPIILIIAVLVALVPPLFFAAPWFEWLYKALVLLVIGCPCALVLSTPVAIVTALSVAARHGILIKGGHYLELGRKLQVLALDKTGTITTGKPELTDMIPLADTNIAECQQIAVALALHSEHPVSRTIVRAYPETADLSVQDITSLTGAGIQGVIAGETFRLISPKAFAANNALTAQVAQPISQYEAQGKTVVLLVKADTPLALFAVADTIKASSQQAITELHHLHIHTVMLTGDNAHTANRIATQAGIDQVYSNQLPEDKLNQIDTMSKHQIVGMVGDGINDAPALARASIGFAMGGMGSDTAIETADIALMDDDLRKVPLFVRLSQATWRNILQNITVALGIKAGFLLATLLGFGTLWMAVFADMGTSLLVVANAMRLLRFK from the coding sequence ATGGGACAACCGGAATCCGGAAAAATCAGCAAGATCACTTCGCTGACGCCAGGAAAAAACGGTGCCATTCGCCGGGGAACACCAGCCGCTGTGTCTGAGACAAAACCTGCGCTTAAAATCAGTGGTATCGCCTGCGGATGCGGCTCTTGCGATACGGAAACCCCGAAACAGGAATTACCGCCTTCTGAACCCAAGCTCACCACTGCTATCAATTGTGGCTGTGATTCCTGCGATGATGAACAAAAGGAGCAAAAGGCAGACACACAGCCCTCTGTGAGTGTTGGCGCCATTAGCTGTAGTTGTGACTCATGTGATGATTCTCATGAGAGTGTGACTTCAGAAGAAAAACAGTCTCTGCTCACATCCAATCAGAAGCTGGTATTAGCCGGTATTTTTGCTATCGCAGCAGAAGCTATCGACTGGTTCAGTGTTTCTGAGTGGCTGGCCGCGTTCTTTGCTCTGATTGCCGTGGCATTAAGTGGTGTGACGACCTACAAAAAAGGCTGGCAGGCATTACGCCGTTTTGATCCGAACATGCATGCCTTAATGAGTATTGCCGTGACGGGCGCCTTTCTGATTGGCCAGTGGCCGGAAGCCGCGATGGTCATGGTGCTGTTTAATATTGCAGAGTTTCTGGAAAGCAAATCGCTGGAACGGGCTCGCAATGCGATTCAGGAACTGATGACACTGACGCCGGAACAGGCATTGGTACAACAATCTGATAACACATGGAAAGAGCTGTATATAAATACAGTAGGCGTCAATCAGGTCATAAGAATCAAGCCCGGCGTGCGGATCCCGCTGGATGGTACGGTTATTCGTGGCAGTTCGAGTGTGGATCAGGCCCCTATCACCGGTGAAAGTCTGCCTGCTGAAAAAAATGAAGGTGATTTGGTGTATGCCGGTACGATTAATCAGCAAGGATCGTTCGATTACCGGGTCACCGCGACAACGCAAAATACCCTGCTCGCCCGGATTATTCATTCTGTGGAAGAAGCACAGGGAAAACGGGCCCCCATTCAACGTCTGGTCGATCGTTTTGCCCGTATTTATACGCCGATCATTCTGATTATTGCGGTATTGGTGGCATTGGTTCCGCCATTATTCTTTGCTGCACCCTGGTTTGAATGGCTTTATAAGGCGCTGGTGTTACTGGTTATTGGTTGCCCGTGTGCACTGGTACTCTCTACACCGGTCGCGATAGTTACCGCCCTGTCGGTTGCCGCGCGTCATGGCATTCTGATTAAAGGCGGCCATTACCTCGAACTGGGCAGGAAGCTGCAAGTGCTGGCGCTGGATAAAACCGGCACTATTACCACCGGGAAACCAGAACTGACGGATATGATCCCGCTGGCAGATACCAACATCGCTGAATGTCAGCAAATCGCGGTGGCGCTGGCGTTACATTCCGAACATCCGGTGTCACGGACGATTGTCCGCGCCTACCCGGAAACCGCCGATCTATCAGTTCAGGATATTACTTCCTTAACTGGTGCAGGTATCCAAGGCGTAATCGCCGGAGAAACATTCCGTTTGATCAGCCCTAAGGCTTTTGCTGCGAATAACGCCCTGACGGCTCAGGTAGCACAACCGATCAGCCAGTACGAAGCACAAGGCAAGACAGTTGTATTGTTGGTGAAAGCTGACACCCCGTTAGCACTGTTTGCTGTCGCTGATACGATAAAAGCCAGCAGCCAGCAGGCCATTACCGAATTACATCATCTGCATATTCATACCGTCATGCTGACCGGCGATAACGCACATACCGCGAACCGGATTGCGACTCAGGCAGGCATTGATCAGGTTTACAGTAATCAGTTACCGGAAGACAAGCTGAATCAGATAGACACCATGAGTAAGCATCAGATCGTCGGCATGGTGGGTGATGGCATCAATGATGCGCCCGCGTTAGCTCGTGCCAGTATCGGTTTTGCGATGGGTGGCATGGGCAGTGATACGGCGATCGAGACAGCCGATATTGCGCTGATGGATGATGACTTGCGCAAAGTGCCGCTGTTTGTACGGCTGTCACAGGCCACCTGGCGCAATATACTGCAAAACATCACTGTGGCACTCGGCATCAAAGCCGGCTTCCTGCTGGCAACGCTGCTGGGGTTCGGTACGTTATGGATGGCGGTCTTTGCCGATATGGGAACAAGCCTGCTGGTGGTCGCGAATGCCATGCGGTTGTTACGGTTTAAGTAG
- a CDS encoding lysozyme inhibitor LprI family protein, translating into MKKILYILSVFIYNANAGECVATQCIMAKAIENQHNEDGQLNKNYAELKLHLKSDDFSVLKAVQKKWIKLRDLVCSDEIYNKEDLGNEASIEKQLCLYNQTKARNIELEALANDAARENVNFVIQSVLSKALTGADYERKIKELKSNNNSVLFNDYVVSSCGLSKKVNNEDEDECVLRLNILR; encoded by the coding sequence ATGAAAAAAATATTATATATATTATCTGTTTTTATATACAACGCCAATGCTGGCGAGTGTGTTGCTACACAATGTATTATGGCGAAAGCTATAGAAAATCAACACAATGAAGATGGACAGCTTAATAAAAACTATGCTGAACTAAAGTTGCATCTTAAATCTGATGACTTTTCTGTATTGAAAGCCGTCCAAAAAAAATGGATTAAATTAAGAGATTTAGTTTGTAGTGATGAAATTTACAATAAAGAAGATTTAGGTAATGAAGCCTCGATAGAGAAACAGCTATGCCTTTATAATCAGACCAAAGCAAGAAACATTGAGTTGGAAGCACTTGCCAACGATGCTGCTCGTGAAAATGTAAACTTTGTTATTCAATCCGTTTTATCTAAGGCATTGACCGGTGCGGATTATGAAAGAAAAATAAAAGAATTAAAAAGCAATAATAACTCTGTTTTATTTAATGATTATGTGGTGTCTTCTTGTGGCTTAAGCAAGAAGGTAAACAATGAAGATGAAGATGAATGCGTACTTAGGTTGAATATTCTTCGTTAA
- a CDS encoding DHA2 family efflux MFS transporter permease subunit: MSQQQGFQPANLALCTFAIALGVFMQVLDSTIANVSLPTIAGNMGVSLNQGTWVITSFTVSNAIGLPVTAWLSRRIGEVHLYVGALIFFLITSFLCGIAQSMNELVVFRALQGLAAAPLFPMSQVLLMSIFPAAKRSMALALLGMVAVVGPIVGPILGGWLTYDYSWPWIFFINIPIGIFAVMVVLSQLKDRPHKPVKAPLDYVGFTALVLGVGVLQIVLDKGNDLDWFSDPWIIGGSVFAVIMLVFLVIWELTDDHPIINLRLFANRNFRLGTILLTLGFSGFFSINLILPQWLQSQMGYTSVWAGLAAAPMGMIPLFLTPILGRFGPKLDMRKLAALSFMVISLSCFLRSNFTTDVDFQTIALIQLFMGIGISLFFMPMTTILLSDLSGPAIADAASLSTFIRTLGASFASSVTTWFWTHDASLHHSVLTEHINPYNPLAAEFSGENATSALMSINNTINHQSYMLSTLDLFDILMWMFVVLIPFVFLTTRPRATHASGGAAH, translated from the coding sequence ATGAGTCAACAGCAAGGATTCCAGCCGGCGAATCTCGCGCTCTGTACGTTTGCGATTGCATTGGGTGTGTTCATGCAGGTGTTGGACAGCACTATCGCGAACGTTTCATTGCCAACGATTGCCGGCAATATGGGCGTCAGCCTGAATCAGGGTACCTGGGTTATTACGTCGTTTACGGTAAGTAATGCAATTGGTTTGCCTGTCACCGCCTGGCTGAGTCGCCGGATTGGTGAAGTGCACTTGTATGTCGGTGCCCTGATTTTCTTTCTGATCACCTCATTCTTATGCGGCATTGCGCAGTCCATGAATGAACTGGTGGTATTCCGCGCGTTACAAGGGTTAGCCGCGGCGCCGCTGTTCCCGATGAGTCAGGTATTGCTGATGTCTATCTTCCCGGCAGCAAAACGCAGTATGGCGCTGGCGTTGTTAGGGATGGTTGCTGTCGTCGGCCCGATTGTCGGACCTATTCTGGGCGGCTGGTTGACCTACGACTATAGCTGGCCGTGGATCTTCTTCATTAACATCCCGATTGGTATTTTTGCAGTGATGGTGGTGCTGTCTCAGTTGAAGGATCGGCCGCATAAACCGGTAAAGGCACCATTGGATTACGTGGGCTTTACCGCACTGGTATTGGGTGTCGGCGTGCTGCAGATTGTGCTGGATAAAGGGAACGATCTGGACTGGTTCAGTGATCCGTGGATTATTGGTGGTTCTGTCTTTGCGGTAATCATGCTGGTGTTTCTGGTGATCTGGGAGCTCACGGACGATCATCCGATTATAAACCTGCGCTTGTTCGCTAATCGTAACTTCCGTTTAGGTACAATTCTGTTAACGCTCGGCTTTTCAGGTTTCTTCAGTATTAACCTGATCCTGCCGCAGTGGTTGCAAAGTCAGATGGGCTATACCTCTGTATGGGCCGGACTGGCGGCGGCTCCGATGGGCATGATTCCACTGTTTCTGACGCCGATCCTGGGCCGGTTCGGACCGAAACTGGATATGCGGAAGTTGGCTGCGCTGTCATTCATGGTGATCAGTCTGAGCTGCTTCTTACGTTCAAATTTCACCACGGACGTCGATTTCCAGACCATTGCGCTTATTCAGCTGTTTATGGGAATTGGTATTTCGCTGTTCTTTATGCCAATGACCACCATTCTGCTGTCTGATTTATCCGGTCCGGCCATCGCGGATGCCGCTTCGCTGTCCACGTTTATCCGCACGCTCGGTGCCAGTTTTGCGTCTTCCGTTACTACCTGGTTCTGGACGCACGACGCCAGCCTGCACCATTCGGTGTTAACAGAGCACATTAACCCGTATAACCCACTGGCGGCGGAATTCAGTGGTGAGAACGCAACCAGTGCGCTGATGAGCATTAATAATACGATCAATCATCAGTCGTATATGCTCTCAACACTGGATCTGTTCGATATCCTGATGTGGATGTTTGTGGTGCTGATCCCGTTTGTGTTCCTGACTACCCGCCCCCGAGCAACCCATGCCAGTGGTGGCGCCGCTCATTAA
- a CDS encoding malate dehydrogenase — protein MTHPKIAIIGCGAIGTTLAYSLLLRHPHLDIALVNRNPQKSWAKAFDMSHCSPELPDRTIRSETPEECTGADVIVMTAGALPRENGTRADVLKDNVAIFQTLLPTLARNNPHAVLINITNPVDAMAYAAGKITGYPSERVIGTGTELDSMRLRHFTAQVLDLNATELKIQVIGEHGDSMVPLWSLATYRGQSLREICPALDEELKATLLHQTKRAGWDIRLAGEHSCYGIAFSATRIVETILGHSFAPIKISAEIQDEYGLSGTFLSLPTQLNLRGIESRIMPSLSSSERSQLEQSAKIVKKQLDDVDKLL, from the coding sequence ATGACTCATCCCAAAATCGCCATAATCGGCTGCGGTGCAATAGGTACTACCCTCGCTTATTCCCTACTGCTCAGACATCCGCACCTTGATATCGCGCTGGTTAACCGTAATCCGCAGAAATCGTGGGCTAAAGCCTTCGATATGTCGCACTGCTCGCCGGAACTGCCAGACCGCACTATCCGGTCTGAAACACCGGAGGAATGCACGGGGGCTGATGTTATTGTTATGACTGCGGGCGCACTGCCTCGTGAAAATGGTACGCGTGCCGATGTGCTGAAAGACAATGTCGCTATTTTCCAGACGCTGCTACCGACACTAGCCCGCAACAACCCGCATGCTGTTTTAATCAATATCACCAATCCGGTCGATGCGATGGCCTATGCTGCCGGGAAAATTACTGGTTACCCTTCTGAACGGGTGATCGGCACAGGTACAGAACTGGACAGTATGCGGTTACGCCATTTTACCGCTCAGGTGCTGGATCTGAATGCAACTGAGTTAAAGATTCAGGTTATCGGTGAACATGGCGATTCGATGGTGCCGTTATGGAGTCTGGCGACTTATCGGGGTCAATCACTCCGTGAGATCTGTCCGGCACTGGATGAAGAGCTGAAAGCAACGCTGCTGCATCAAACCAAACGCGCCGGATGGGATATTCGCCTTGCCGGTGAACACAGTTGCTATGGTATTGCCTTTAGTGCCACCCGTATTGTGGAAACAATATTAGGTCATTCATTCGCACCAATAAAAATCTCTGCTGAAATTCAGGATGAATATGGCTTGTCCGGCACGTTTCTGAGTTTACCCACTCAACTCAATTTACGCGGTATTGAATCCCGAATAATGCCGTCGCTGTCATCGTCTGAAAGAAGCCAGCTCGAACAGTCGGCGAAGATAGTAAAAAAACAACTGGATGATGTTGATAAGCTGTTGTAA
- a CDS encoding dienelactone hydrolase family protein, which produces MTALKASPRHGEWVKYDAGQGDKVDAWVVYPERSDKAPVVILIHEIFGLTDWARATADQLAAEGFLVVAPDFLSGKGEGGAGTASFKGDDVRTAIRNLDPAELKRRLDAAAAWATSQSAGGKKYGVVGFCWGGGVAFNWAIQQPELGASVVYYGVSPKTETLSTIKAPVLGLYGGDDARVTTTVPPTQEEMKRLAKRYDVKIYDGAGHAFLRQQNGMNGANLKAATDGWATTVAFLKETLAGKTK; this is translated from the coding sequence ATGACTGCTTTGAAGGCCTCACCTCGTCATGGCGAATGGGTAAAATATGATGCCGGACAAGGCGATAAAGTTGATGCCTGGGTGGTTTATCCGGAACGCAGCGATAAAGCGCCGGTTGTTATTCTGATCCACGAAATTTTTGGTTTGACCGACTGGGCCCGGGCCACCGCCGATCAACTGGCGGCAGAAGGTTTTCTGGTGGTTGCACCTGACTTTCTGAGTGGTAAAGGGGAAGGTGGGGCGGGTACTGCATCATTCAAAGGTGATGATGTGCGCACGGCGATCCGCAACCTTGATCCGGCGGAACTGAAACGTCGACTGGATGCCGCGGCTGCGTGGGCAACCAGTCAGTCTGCTGGGGGTAAAAAATACGGCGTAGTCGGTTTTTGCTGGGGCGGCGGCGTAGCATTTAACTGGGCCATTCAGCAGCCGGAGCTGGGCGCGTCAGTTGTTTATTACGGCGTATCCCCGAAAACGGAAACACTGAGCACCATTAAAGCACCTGTTCTTGGCTTATATGGTGGTGACGATGCCCGCGTAACCACTACTGTGCCACCCACTCAGGAAGAAATGAAACGGCTGGCTAAACGTTATGATGTAAAAATCTATGACGGTGCCGGACACGCCTTTTTACGCCAGCAAAATGGCATGAATGGCGCCAACCTCAAAGCCGCCACCGATGGCTGGGCGACCACAGTCGCGTTTCTGAAAGAAACCCTGGCGGGAAAAACAAAATAG
- a CDS encoding MarR family winged helix-turn-helix transcriptional regulator: protein MSKQESGKMEPLAESLGFLLGHTNLLKDRLLDKHLEPEDITAGQAKALFNIYRFNKNRPSDIGKSLGVDNSAITRMLDRLEKKELIKRYPAPEDRRAQLIELTDKGNETIERAMPLAKDAIAELTHALTEEEKSQLKHCLRKILASSGCAFAKEHYSVPDPSSESQE from the coding sequence ATGTCTAAGCAAGAATCAGGAAAGATGGAGCCTTTGGCGGAAAGCCTTGGTTTTCTGTTAGGACACACTAACCTGCTGAAAGATCGCTTATTAGATAAACATCTGGAACCGGAAGACATTACCGCGGGTCAGGCTAAAGCCTTGTTTAATATCTATCGTTTTAATAAAAATCGTCCCAGCGATATTGGTAAATCACTGGGCGTAGATAACAGCGCCATAACCAGAATGCTGGATAGGCTGGAAAAGAAAGAACTGATTAAACGTTATCCGGCACCGGAAGATCGCCGGGCACAGTTAATTGAATTAACGGATAAGGGTAATGAAACGATTGAGCGCGCGATGCCTCTGGCGAAAGATGCAATTGCAGAACTAACTCATGCGTTGACCGAGGAAGAGAAATCTCAGCTCAAACATTGCCTGAGAAAAATCCTGGCCTCCTCGGGTTGTGCCTTCGCTAAAGAACACTATTCAGTACCAGATCCATCTTCTGAATCGCAGGAATAA
- a CDS encoding efflux RND transporter periplasmic adaptor subunit encodes MSQTKSEKNVSLHAGQRKKSLMIFAALLLTAGTGSAFWYVNYGVGSEFTDDAYVNGNLVQITPEIVGTVTSITADDGDYVVKGQELVRFDNSDADIAFDTAEANLAQAVRQVRSMFNNTEQAKAVVAEQKIALRKAETDLSRRKNMVKAGGLSQEELSHAQDTVNSAEKALAVAEQQMKAQEALIVNTNVSTHPLVKNAIAQLRQAYLAKQRTALIAPVSGYIARRNVQVGQRVNPGSALMAVIPLDQVWVDANFKETQLTGMRIGQPATITADLYGDKVEYHGTVESLGIGTGSAFSLLPAQNATGNWIKVVQRLPVRIQLDAEELKAHPLRVGLSMLVDVDTGNSKGELLSQTSPAKPRYQTDVYTRQLDGADGIIGQIIAANDTQSSTLYVKK; translated from the coding sequence ATGAGTCAGACTAAATCAGAAAAAAATGTGTCATTACATGCCGGGCAACGTAAAAAGAGCCTGATGATTTTTGCCGCGCTGTTGCTGACTGCAGGCACAGGTTCCGCATTCTGGTATGTCAACTACGGCGTAGGTTCAGAGTTTACTGATGATGCGTATGTGAATGGCAATCTGGTACAGATTACGCCGGAAATCGTTGGTACGGTCACCAGTATTACCGCCGATGACGGTGATTATGTGGTTAAAGGTCAGGAGCTGGTGCGCTTTGATAACAGCGACGCAGATATTGCCTTTGATACTGCGGAAGCCAATTTAGCGCAGGCCGTTCGTCAGGTGCGTTCTATGTTTAATAACACCGAACAGGCTAAAGCGGTTGTCGCTGAGCAGAAAATTGCGCTGCGTAAAGCCGAAACTGATCTTTCCCGCCGTAAGAACATGGTGAAAGCCGGCGGTTTATCGCAGGAAGAACTGAGTCATGCACAAGATACGGTGAATTCTGCGGAAAAAGCGCTGGCGGTTGCTGAACAGCAAATGAAAGCGCAGGAAGCATTAATTGTGAATACGAATGTCAGTACGCATCCACTGGTAAAAAATGCAATCGCGCAACTGCGTCAGGCTTATCTGGCAAAACAACGGACTGCGTTGATCGCGCCAGTCTCCGGTTATATTGCCCGTCGGAATGTTCAGGTCGGTCAACGAGTTAATCCCGGTTCGGCTTTGATGGCGGTGATCCCTTTAGATCAGGTCTGGGTTGATGCCAATTTCAAAGAAACGCAGTTGACAGGTATGCGTATCGGTCAGCCCGCCACAATCACGGCTGATCTGTACGGCGATAAAGTGGAGTATCACGGCACAGTAGAAAGTCTGGGAATTGGCACTGGTAGCGCGTTCTCTTTATTGCCTGCGCAAAACGCGACCGGTAACTGGATCAAAGTGGTTCAGCGTCTGCCGGTTCGTATCCAGCTGGATGCCGAAGAACTGAAAGCACATCCGTTACGTGTGGGTCTGTCGATGTTGGTGGATGTTGATACCGGTAATTCGAAGGGTGAATTACTGTCGCAGACTTCGCCTGCCAAGCCTCGCTATCAGACTGACGTCTATACCCGTCAACTGGATGGCGCTGACGGTATTATCGGTCAGATCATTGCCGCCAATGATACGCAGTCATCTACTCTGTATGTTAAGAAATAG